One window of the Nicotiana tabacum cultivar K326 chromosome 4, ASM71507v2, whole genome shotgun sequence genome contains the following:
- the LOC107829085 gene encoding exopolygalacturonase-like, whose translation MASISSFGIAFVLGLILGCSSAEDKLFNVQSYGAKADGMTDNSKAFLSTWKDACQWSGTAKFLIPSGEYLVYAANFIGPCSGSITFQIQGVVKAPTDPSLFCNSTWISFQYVNGLEIEGGGTLDGQGASAWPYFDTSKNSNCPALPITLKLDSIKNAAVHDIHSINSKSFHYGVFMCNNVTFSHVNLTAPGDSPNTDGIHMSVSTNIQVLDSNIGTGDDCISMINGSQSINISGITCGPGHGISIGSLGKIQNEVVTDVHVKNCTLIATQNGARIKTWAPSESGSATSINFEDIFMDNVRNPIIIDQHYCSSPPCSSQASSVQIKDVTFNNIRGTSSSMAAVTLNCSASFPCQGINLSEINLVYNGAGGPAVSSCDNAHGTATGMELPPSCLKSSLDS comes from the exons atgGCTTCAATATCTAGTTTCGGAATAGCCTTTGTATTAGGCCTTATTCTTGGGTGCAGTAGTGCAGAGGATAAGCTCTTCAATGTCCAATCCTATGGTGCTAAAGCAGATGGAATGACAGATAATAGTAAG GCATTCTTGAGTACTTGGAAGGATGCATGCCAATGGAGTGGAACAGCCAAATTCTTGATACCTTCAGGGGAATACTTGGTATATGCTGCAAATTTTATTGGACCATGCAGTGGATCCATAACCTTCCAAATCCAAGGGGTTGTTAAAGCTCCAACAGATCCTTCTCTATTCTGCAATTCGACTTGGATTTCCTTTCAATATGTGAATGGCTTAGAGATTGAAGGAGGCGGAACTTTAGATGGACAAGGGGCTTCAGCTTGGCCTTATTTTGATACTTCCAAGAATTCTAACTGCCCAGCCCTTCCTATC ACACTGAAATTAGATTCTATCAAAAATGCGGCGGTGCACGACATACACTCAATCAATAGCAAGAGTTTCCATTATGGCGTCTTTATGTGCAATAACGTGACATTTAGTCATGTTAACCTAACCGCACCAGGCGACAGCCCTAACACCGACGGCATTCACATGAGCGTCTCCACCAACATTCAAGTTTTGGATTCCAACATTGGCACCGGAGACGATTGTATATCTATGATCAATGGCAGCCAAAGCATCAACATTTCAGGAATAACTTGTGGCCCTGGCCATGGAATAAGCATCGGAAGCTTAGGGAAAATACAAAATGAAGTCGTCACAGACGTACACGTCAAAAATTGCACTCTCATTGCTACTCAAAATGGCGCCAGGATTAAGACTTGGGCACCATCGGAGTCTGGTAGTGCCACAAGTATAAATTTTGAGGATATTTTCATGGATAATGTTAGAAATCCTATCATTATTGATCAGCATTATTGTTCATCGCCTCCTTGCAGCAGTCAG GCGAGCTCAGTGCAAATCAAAGACGTGACATTCAATAACATAAGAGGAACTTCAAGTTCAATGGCAGCTGTTACTTTGAATTGCAGTGCTTCATTTCCTTGCCAGGGAATCAACCTTAGTGAAATCAATTTGGTATACAATGGAGCTGGTGGACCCGCTGTCTCGTCGTGTGATAATGCCCACGGGACTGCCACCGGCATGGAGTTGCCTCCAAGTTGTTTAAAATCGTCTCTTGATTCATGA